A region from the Candidatus Krumholzibacteriia bacterium genome encodes:
- the tuf gene encoding elongation factor Tu (EF-Tu; promotes GTP-dependent binding of aminoacyl-tRNA to the A-site of ribosomes during protein biosynthesis; when the tRNA anticodon matches the mRNA codon, GTP hydrolysis results; the inactive EF-Tu-GDP leaves the ribosome and release of GDP is promoted by elongation factor Ts; many prokaryotes have two copies of the gene encoding EF-Tu) translates to PAAVEMVMPGDTVELDVELITPIAMEEGLRFAIREGGRTVGAGVVAKIHA, encoded by the coding sequence GCCGGCGGCGGTGGAGATGGTGATGCCAGGGGACACGGTGGAGCTGGACGTGGAGCTGATCACGCCGATCGCGATGGAGGAGGGCCTGCGCTTCGCCATCCGCGAGGGCGGTCGCACCGTCGGCGCCGGCGTCGTCGCCAAAATCCACGCCTGA